In Amia ocellicauda isolate fAmiCal2 chromosome 7, fAmiCal2.hap1, whole genome shotgun sequence, one genomic interval encodes:
- the lsg1 gene encoding large subunit GTPase 1 homolog, whose translation MGKKKSGGGGAGLGRALMKDRQLAGRGNRGDSWLHTSELNDGYDWGRLNLQSVTEQTSLDEFLATAELAGTEFVAEKLNIKFVPAEARTGLLTTEESKRIKKLHEEHKQFLRIPRRPYWDEGTSAEALQLAERDSFLEWRRELAQLEEEQKLILTPFERNLDFWRQLWRVIERSDIVVQIVDGRNPLLFRCLDLEKYVKEVSKEKENMVLVNKADLLTRPQRRAWARHFEREGIRAVFWSALAEANRLEAEEKGEEPAAVEEEHSDGEGDWMEEEMISNEVEVEEGEDRFEDCVEEGAWQTCSEDSDDSEQDGAAASSCRKAIHNSSRLLSKDELLEIFKLAHTGTCIKEGQITVGLVGYPNVGKSSTINTILRNKKVSVSATPGHTKHFQTLFVEPGLCLCDCPGLVMPSFVSTKAEMICSGILPIDQMRDHVPSISLVCQHIPRHVLEATYGINIIRPREDEDPDRPPTAEELLAAYGYMRGFMTAHGQPDQPRSARYILKDYVSGKLLYCHPPPHINARDFQPQHKSFEKQEADKGQGSSRTGNRQKIRRIENVVDKNFFHQENVRALTKGVQSVMGYKLGSLPPAPGTTATAEETVGKPWKKHGNRNKKEKVRRLTKHLDA comes from the exons ATGGGAAAGAAGAAAAGTGGAGGCGGTGGCGCTGGGTTAGGCAGAGCCTTAATGAAAGACAGACAACTGGCTGGTCGAGGCAACAGAGGAGATTCCTGG CTCCACACCAGTGAACTGAATGATGGGTATGACTGGGGTCGACTCAACCTGCAGTCCGTCACAGAGCAGACTTCCCTGGATGAGTTCCTGGCCACCGCAGAGCTAGCTGGGACCGAGTTCGTGGCTG AGAAGCTCAATATCAAGTTTGTTCCTGCTGAGGCCAGAACAGGCTTGCTGACCACAGAAGAGAGCAAAAGGATTAAGAAACTTCATGAAGAGCACAAGCAGTTCCTCCGTATACCTCGCAG ACCGTACTGGGATGAAGGCACGAGTGCAGAGGCTCTGCAGCTGGCGGAGAGAGACAGCTTTCTGGAGTGGAGACGAGAGCTAGCGCA GCTTGAAGAGGAGCAGAAATTGATTCTCACACCTTTCGAGCGGAATCTTGACTTCTGGCGTCAGCTGTGGAGAGTCATCGAGCGGAG TGATATTGTAGTTCAGATTGTTGATGGACGAAACCCCTTGCTGTTCCGATGCCTTGACCTA GAGAAGTATGTGAAGGAGGTTTccaaggagaaggagaacatGGTGCTGGTTAACAAGGCAGACCTGCTGACTAGGCCGCAGCGCAGGGCCTGGGCACGGCACTTCGAGAGAGAGGGCATCCGGGCTGTGTTCTGGTCCGCTCTGGCAGAAGCCAACAGGCTAGAGGCAGAAGAAAAG GGAGAGGAGCCTGCTGCTGTTGAGGAGGAGCACAGTGATGGCGAGGGAGACTGGATGGAGGAAGAAATGATTAGTAATGAAGTGGAGGTCGAGGAGGGGGAGGATAGGTTTGAAGACTGTGTGGAGGAGGGAGCCTGGCAGACCTGCTCTGAAGACTCAGACGACTCCGAGCAGGACGGGGCGGCCGCGTCCTCCTGCAGAAAGGCCATCCACAACTCCAGCCGCCTGCTGTCCAAAGATGAACTGCTGGAGATCTTCAAATTGGCACACACAGGGACCTGCATCAAAGAGGGGCAGATCACCGTGGGCTTG GTGGGATATCCTAATGTTGGGAAGAGTTCAACAATCAACACTATTCTACGAAATAAGAAAGTTTCAGTTTCAGCAACTCCTGGACATACAAAGCATTTCCAG ACTCTGTTTGTGGAGCCCGgcttgtgtctgtgtgactgtcCTGGTCTGGTCATGCCCTCTTTTGTGTCCACCAAAGCAGAGATGATCTGCTCTGGGATCCTGCCTATTGACCAAATGAGAGATCATGTGCCATCTATATCTCT AGTGTGTCAGCATATTCCCCGCCATGTACTTGAAGCCACCTACGGGATCAACATCATCCGGCCTCGTGAGGATGAGGACCCCGACCGGCCGCCCACGGCTGAGGAGCTGCTCGCGGCTTACGGCT ATATGAGAGGATTTATGACAGCCCACGGACAGCCGGATCAGCCAAGATCAGCGCGCTACATTCTTAAGGATTACGTCAGT GGAAAGCTTTTGTACTGCCATCCTCCTCCCCACATAAATGCCAGGGACTTTCAGCCTCAACACAAAAGCTTTGAAAAGCAGGAAGCAGATAAGGGTCAGGGCTCATCAAGGACAGGAAACAGGCAGAAAATCAGGAGGATTGAGAACGTGGTGGATAAAAATTTCTTCCACCAG GAGAATGTGCGTGCACTGACCAAAGGAGTTCAGTCTGTAATGGGTTACAAATTAGGCAGCCTCCCACCTGCACCGGGAACCACAGCAACAGCAGAAGAGACCGTAGGGAAACCCTGGAAGAAACACGGCAAcagaaacaagaaagaaaaggtTCGCAGGCTCACCAAACACCTGGATGCCTAA